In the genome of Bradyrhizobium arachidis, one region contains:
- a CDS encoding ATP-binding protein, with protein sequence MPDRSEDSAISFGPFRLFPKSRLLEKEGSPLHVGGRALDILIFLAERPGEVVDKRELVKRIWADVNVDEGSLRFHVAALRKALGDTGKSARYVVNVPGRGYCFVASFAQATAPAAPPTVDILPPRSLPAPLSKMVGREEIVEKISNGLSLYRFMTVVGPGGIGKTAVAVTVGHRRSADFGGRVFFVDFGPLRDASHVATTVASALGLTISAEDPTPALLTFLKTGPALLIFDSCEHVLDTLAPLVERIVRDVPQLRVLATSRESFRSEGERIFRLFPLDCPPEREGLGVDDVLAYPAAQLFVERIAQSSGPFQLSAEEAPLVASICRRLDGIALAIELAAGRVNAYGIAGTASLLDSRFSLQWRGRRTAVPRHQTLAAALDWSYDLLPPAESATLRRLSVFAGPFAPEAAAAVASGDGLSTSETLEAIDSLVTKSLISPSGSRMLRYRLLDTTRTYAQGKLAELGETKQFARRHAEHFRDFFQRAEADSSTPLPEWLGIYGAELDNVRAALDWAFAPDGDAALGIALTAAAVTMWVRLSLFAECRERARTALTALGDAGDERVRMQLLSALGWSLMYGEGRAREARPILETTLELADRLDDKDFRLRALWGLCIDQFNNGQFGKARALADRFANAAANSPDRTDVMLGDRLMAVALHYLGEQNEARVCIDRVNASLHVLAEKPKIFPLDLRISTQYFRARILWLQGLADQAQALAARNIEEGRANGHALTFCSVLGQATCPIAFWAGDFEAAERHGAELVEHTERHAIRLWGLWARAFNAAVIARRGDIATGLPLLREELNRAGDARFLPRFLPLLGELAACFLEADQIDRGLDVIEDVLTRCNDRQELWYLPELIRIKGELMLRSPRHAGDAEARFREAMGIAAQQGARFWELRCATSLARFMIGAGRTTEALPALEHACAAFAEGLEIADMRIARDLIAQLRS encoded by the coding sequence GTGCCAGATCGTAGCGAAGACTCGGCCATTTCCTTCGGGCCATTTCGACTGTTTCCGAAGTCCCGGCTCTTGGAAAAAGAGGGCTCGCCTCTGCATGTCGGCGGCCGTGCGCTCGATATTCTCATTTTTCTGGCCGAGCGCCCCGGCGAGGTCGTCGACAAGCGCGAGCTGGTCAAGCGGATCTGGGCCGACGTCAATGTCGACGAGGGCAGCCTGCGCTTCCATGTCGCAGCACTGCGCAAGGCGCTCGGCGATACCGGCAAGTCGGCCCGTTATGTCGTCAACGTGCCCGGCCGCGGCTATTGCTTCGTCGCCTCGTTCGCCCAAGCCACGGCGCCGGCCGCGCCGCCCACCGTCGACATCCTGCCGCCCCGCTCCCTCCCCGCGCCGCTCTCGAAGATGGTGGGACGGGAGGAGATCGTCGAAAAAATATCGAACGGCCTTTCGCTCTATCGCTTCATGACCGTGGTCGGCCCCGGCGGCATCGGCAAGACCGCCGTCGCGGTCACCGTCGGGCATCGCCGCTCGGCGGATTTCGGCGGGCGCGTCTTCTTCGTCGATTTCGGTCCGCTGCGCGATGCCAGCCACGTCGCAACCACCGTCGCCTCCGCGCTTGGCCTCACCATCAGCGCGGAGGATCCGACGCCGGCCCTGCTGACCTTCCTGAAGACCGGCCCCGCTTTGCTGATCTTCGACAGCTGCGAGCATGTGCTGGATACGCTCGCCCCGCTGGTCGAGCGCATCGTTCGCGACGTGCCGCAGCTTCGCGTGCTCGCCACCAGCCGCGAATCGTTCCGGAGCGAAGGCGAGCGCATCTTCCGGCTGTTCCCGCTGGATTGCCCGCCCGAGCGCGAGGGCCTCGGTGTCGACGATGTGCTCGCCTATCCCGCGGCGCAGCTCTTCGTCGAGCGCATCGCGCAGAGCTCGGGTCCGTTCCAGCTCAGCGCGGAAGAGGCGCCGCTTGTCGCCAGCATCTGCCGGCGCCTCGACGGCATTGCGCTCGCAATCGAGCTCGCGGCGGGCCGCGTCAACGCCTACGGCATCGCCGGCACGGCATCGCTGCTCGACAGCCGCTTTTCGCTGCAATGGCGGGGGCGGCGCACAGCCGTGCCGCGACACCAGACTCTCGCCGCAGCGCTCGACTGGAGCTACGACCTGCTGCCTCCCGCCGAGAGCGCCACCTTGCGCCGGCTCTCGGTCTTCGCCGGCCCGTTCGCGCCGGAGGCGGCCGCGGCGGTCGCATCCGGCGACGGCCTCAGCACCTCGGAGACGTTGGAGGCGATTGATAGCCTCGTCACCAAATCGCTGATCTCGCCGTCGGGCTCGCGGATGCTGCGCTATCGCCTGCTCGACACGACGCGCACCTACGCGCAGGGAAAGCTCGCCGAGCTCGGCGAAACCAAGCAGTTCGCGCGGCGCCACGCCGAGCATTTTCGCGATTTCTTCCAGCGCGCCGAAGCCGACTCGTCGACGCCGCTGCCGGAATGGCTCGGCATCTATGGCGCCGAGCTGGACAATGTGCGCGCGGCGCTGGACTGGGCCTTCGCGCCCGACGGCGACGCTGCGCTGGGAATCGCGCTGACCGCAGCCGCGGTCACGATGTGGGTGCGCCTGTCGCTGTTCGCCGAATGCCGCGAGCGCGCCAGAACGGCGCTCACGGCGCTCGGAGATGCCGGCGACGAGCGTGTCCGCATGCAGCTCCTGTCAGCGCTCGGCTGGTCGCTGATGTATGGCGAGGGCCGCGCCCGCGAGGCGCGTCCGATCCTGGAGACGACGCTGGAGCTCGCCGACCGGCTCGACGACAAGGACTTCCGGCTGCGCGCGCTCTGGGGCTTGTGCATCGACCAGTTCAACAACGGGCAGTTCGGCAAGGCCCGCGCCCTGGCCGATCGGTTTGCGAATGCCGCGGCGAACTCGCCCGACAGGACCGATGTGATGCTGGGCGACCGGCTGATGGCCGTGGCGCTGCACTATCTCGGCGAGCAGAACGAGGCACGCGTCTGCATCGACCGGGTGAATGCATCGCTGCATGTGCTGGCGGAGAAGCCAAAAATCTTCCCGCTCGACCTGCGGATATCCACGCAATATTTCCGCGCCCGCATCCTGTGGCTTCAGGGGCTCGCCGATCAGGCCCAGGCGCTCGCCGCCAGGAACATCGAGGAGGGCCGCGCCAACGGCCACGCGCTGACCTTCTGCAGCGTGCTGGGACAAGCCACCTGCCCGATCGCGTTCTGGGCCGGCGATTTCGAGGCCGCGGAGCGCCACGGCGCCGAGCTCGTCGAACACACCGAGCGCCACGCCATCCGGCTGTGGGGGCTGTGGGCGCGGGCCTTCAACGCCGCGGTGATCGCAAGGCGGGGCGATATCGCAACAGGCCTGCCGCTCCTGCGCGAAGAACTCAATCGCGCCGGCGATGCGCGCTTCCTGCCGCGCTTCCTGCCGCTGCTCGGCGAGCTCGCCGCGTGCTTTCTGGAGGCCGACCAGATCGACCGCGGCCTCGACGTGATCGAGGACGTCCTGACCCGCTGCAACGACCGGCAGGAGCTCTGGTATCTGCCGGAGCTGATCCGCATCAAGGGCGAGCTGATGCTGAGGAGCCCGCGGCACGCCGGCGACGCCGAGGCGCGCTTTCGCGAGGCCATGGGCATTGCGGCCCAGCAGGGCGCGCGGTTCTGGGAGCTGCGCTGTGCGACCAGCCTCGCGCGATTCATGATCGGGGCCGGCCGGACCACGGAAGCCCTGCCGGCTCTCGAGCACGCCTGCGCCGCGTTTGCCGAGGGCCTGGAGATCGCCGACATGCGCATCGCGCGCGACCTGATCGCGCAATTGCGGAGCTGA
- a CDS encoding LysR family transcriptional regulator — MTYALPPLNALRAFEAAARHLSFKLAAHELHVTPAAVGQQVKALEARLGVQLFERLHKQLILTAAGQAYLPGVSEGFRHIAEATSQLKPSGAVLLQLGVHASFDLRRLDLAAFRSAHADIGLRVLQPAGLHELVEGKVDLLIARGLGHHPGYRGDRVDEGSGLGDWLIAPEGTADCPEIVSFRAWLRAVIAQSPHTNRRPRLVGGVGI, encoded by the coding sequence ATGACCTACGCCCTTCCACCACTCAACGCGCTTCGCGCCTTCGAAGCCGCCGCACGGCATCTCAGCTTCAAGCTGGCCGCGCACGAGCTGCATGTGACGCCCGCCGCCGTGGGGCAGCAGGTGAAAGCGCTGGAGGCACGCCTCGGCGTGCAGCTGTTCGAGCGGCTGCATAAGCAGCTGATCCTCACTGCGGCCGGGCAGGCCTATCTGCCCGGGGTGTCCGAAGGCTTTCGCCACATTGCCGAGGCAACCTCGCAATTGAAGCCGTCAGGTGCAGTGTTGTTGCAATTGGGCGTCCATGCCAGCTTCGACCTGCGCCGGCTCGATCTGGCGGCGTTTCGCAGCGCGCATGCCGACATCGGCTTGCGCGTGCTGCAGCCCGCCGGCCTGCACGAGCTGGTCGAGGGCAAGGTCGACCTCTTGATCGCCCGCGGTCTCGGTCATCATCCGGGCTATCGCGGTGACCGCGTCGATGAGGGATCCGGCCTGGGAGACTGGCTGATCGCGCCCGAAGGCACCGCGGATTGTCCTGAAATCGTCAGCTTCCGCGCGTGGCTGCGCGCTGTGATCGCGCAGAGCCCGCACACAAACCGCCGCCCTCGACTGGTCGGCGGTGTCGGAATTTGA
- a CDS encoding RidA family protein — MPLPHIVSHNPATVYPPAGGYCMGLELTQHRRLLFISGQVPERSDGSVPEGFEAQCEQAWRNVKEVLAAAGLGVEHLVKVTTFLTDRAQLVTNRTIRRAMLGDHQPAVTVVIAQTVNSKWLLEIEAIAAE; from the coding sequence ATGCCCCTACCTCATATCGTCAGCCACAATCCCGCAACGGTCTACCCTCCCGCCGGCGGCTACTGCATGGGACTTGAACTGACGCAGCATCGCCGCCTGTTGTTCATCAGCGGCCAGGTGCCCGAGAGATCCGACGGCTCCGTGCCTGAAGGATTCGAGGCGCAATGCGAGCAGGCCTGGCGCAACGTCAAGGAGGTGCTCGCCGCCGCCGGCCTTGGCGTCGAGCATCTGGTCAAGGTCACCACGTTCCTGACTGACCGGGCTCAGCTCGTGACCAACCGCACCATTCGCCGCGCGATGCTCGGCGACCATCAGCCCGCGGTGACGGTCGTGATCGCCCAGACCGTCAACAGCAAATGGCTGCTGGAGATCGAGGCAATCGCGGCGGAATGA
- a CDS encoding L-2-amino-thiazoline-4-carboxylic acid hydrolase: protein MAETVHPFYAQHRNAMEAAMRHRLDLAEAMLCERAHVSDIHAIRREVMDEFEIVLTQMPYVGGTASRMSDFFMRLMGFMAISRVLRRHGVPLPVIGEIERETYKAQLLTVPEAERLASGRQFMSSENQALLREQAAKSTNASHQDAFPEDFVYDFVEPGPGDKFEFGINYKACGFCKFAARHGDKDILPNICGLDFDAYATRGIRLERTQTLAGGASHCNFRFSRLPSE, encoded by the coding sequence ATGGCTGAGACCGTCCATCCCTTTTACGCGCAGCATCGCAACGCCATGGAGGCCGCCATGCGCCATCGCCTCGACCTTGCCGAAGCGATGCTCTGCGAGCGCGCGCATGTCTCCGACATCCACGCGATCAGACGAGAGGTGATGGACGAATTCGAGATCGTGCTCACCCAGATGCCTTATGTGGGCGGCACGGCGAGCCGCATGAGCGACTTCTTCATGCGCCTGATGGGCTTCATGGCGATCAGCCGGGTGCTGCGGCGGCATGGTGTACCGCTGCCCGTGATCGGCGAGATCGAGCGCGAAACCTACAAGGCGCAATTGCTCACCGTCCCCGAAGCGGAACGTCTCGCTTCGGGGCGCCAATTTATGTCGTCAGAGAACCAGGCCTTGCTGCGCGAGCAGGCTGCAAAAAGCACGAACGCAAGCCACCAGGACGCATTTCCGGAAGATTTCGTCTACGATTTCGTCGAGCCCGGCCCGGGTGACAAGTTTGAATTCGGCATCAACTACAAGGCTTGCGGCTTCTGCAAATTTGCCGCTCGCCATGGCGACAAGGACATCCTGCCCAACATTTGCGGGCTTGATTTCGACGCGTATGCGACGCGAGGGATCCGCCTGGAACGGACGCAAACGCTGGCCGGCGGCGCGAGCCACTGCAATTTCCGCTTCTCGCGCCTGCCGTCGGAGTAG
- the msrA gene encoding peptide-methionine (S)-S-oxide reductase MsrA, whose protein sequence is MTTERAVLAGGCFWGMQDLIRKQPGVISTRVGYTGGHVKNATYRNHEGHAEAIEINFDPAKTSFRTMLEFFFQIHDPTTLNRQGNDLGTSYRSAIFYTSDEQKRVAEDTIADVEASGLWPGKVVTEVAPAREFWEAEPEHQDYLERYPDGYTCHFIRPNWKLPRRAAAVGG, encoded by the coding sequence ATGACGACGGAGCGTGCAGTTTTGGCCGGAGGCTGTTTCTGGGGCATGCAGGATCTGATCCGCAAGCAACCGGGCGTGATCTCGACCCGAGTTGGCTACACCGGTGGGCACGTCAAGAACGCCACCTATCGCAACCACGAAGGCCACGCCGAAGCGATCGAGATCAACTTCGATCCGGCCAAGACCAGCTTCCGGACCATGCTGGAGTTCTTCTTCCAGATTCACGATCCCACCACGCTCAACCGTCAGGGCAACGATCTCGGCACGAGCTACCGCTCGGCGATCTTCTACACCAGCGACGAGCAGAAGCGGGTCGCCGAGGACACCATTGCCGACGTCGAGGCGTCGGGCCTGTGGCCGGGCAAGGTTGTCACCGAGGTCGCGCCGGCGCGCGAGTTCTGGGAAGCCGAGCCGGAGCATCAGGATTATCTCGAACGTTATCCCGATGGCTACACCTGCCACTTCATCCGGCCCAACTGGAAGCTGCCGCGGCGCGCGGCTGCCGTGGGCGGCTAG
- a CDS encoding OsmC family protein: MIRKAKAVWKGTGRDGTGHLSSESGVLTDTPYSFKTRFENEKGTNPEELIAAAHAGCFTMALAFGLQMAGFTPDELSTEAAITLEPEGKGFKISKSALTLRAKVPNLDEAGFAKIAGEAEKNCPVSKVLNAAVTLDAKLG; this comes from the coding sequence ATGATCCGCAAGGCAAAAGCAGTCTGGAAGGGCACTGGTCGCGACGGCACCGGCCATCTCTCGAGCGAATCCGGCGTGCTCACTGATACGCCCTATTCGTTCAAGACCCGCTTCGAGAACGAGAAGGGCACCAATCCCGAGGAATTGATCGCGGCGGCCCATGCCGGCTGCTTCACCATGGCGCTGGCCTTCGGACTGCAGATGGCCGGCTTCACGCCGGACGAGCTGTCGACGGAAGCCGCCATCACGCTGGAGCCGGAAGGCAAGGGTTTCAAGATCAGCAAGTCGGCGCTCACCCTGCGGGCCAAGGTGCCGAATCTGGACGAGGCAGGATTTGCCAAGATTGCCGGCGAGGCCGAGAAGAACTGTCCGGTGTCGAAAGTGCTCAACGCCGCGGTCACGCTGGACGCCAAGCTGGGCTAG
- a CDS encoding VOC family protein — MATLDINRDAASKPSTSRSVDLKLEVIVIPVSDVDRAKAFYTRLGWRLDADFTSGDDWRVIQFTPPGSACSVIFGRNVTSAAPGSMRGLYLIVADLEAARQDLLDRGIAVSAPFHGGGDVHAGLDEPYLFGSVRVSGADPKHGSYSSFASFSDPDGNGWLFQEVTSRLPGRIEGGSTTFASTAELAATLRRAAAAHGEHEKRTGGHDENWADWYADYIVREQAGQPLPS; from the coding sequence ATGGCCACACTCGATATCAACCGCGACGCCGCCTCCAAGCCCTCGACATCGCGCAGCGTCGATCTGAAGCTCGAGGTCATCGTCATCCCCGTGTCCGACGTCGATCGTGCCAAGGCGTTCTACACGCGTCTCGGCTGGCGATTGGACGCAGACTTTACATCCGGCGACGACTGGCGGGTGATCCAGTTCACGCCGCCAGGTTCGGCCTGTTCGGTGATCTTCGGCCGGAACGTCACGTCCGCGGCGCCCGGCTCGATGCGTGGCCTGTACCTGATCGTCGCCGATCTGGAGGCGGCCCGACAGGATCTGCTCGACCGCGGCATCGCGGTCAGCGCACCGTTCCACGGCGGCGGCGATGTTCACGCCGGGCTGGACGAGCCGTATCTGTTCGGCAGCGTTCGGGTCAGCGGCGCTGACCCGAAGCACGGCAGCTATAGCTCGTTCGCCTCGTTCAGCGATCCCGACGGCAATGGCTGGTTGTTCCAGGAAGTGACGTCGCGGCTGCCTGGACGCATCGAAGGAGGCAGCACGACATTCGCCTCGACGGCCGAGCTCGCGGCAACATTGCGCCGCGCGGCGGCGGCGCATGGCGAGCACGAGAAGCGGACCGGCGGGCATGACGAGAACTGGGCGGATTGGTACGCCGACTACATCGTCCGCGAGCAAGCCGGCCAGCCGCTGCCGTCTTGA
- a CDS encoding sensor histidine kinase: protein MSGIGARPNDHVVRPEFVASLDDQLRDWELVLRESHHRMKNTLTLLGASVRRDFTRAGPRDVSVALDRFERRIVAFGRLYQLLSDNDDPAPVSIGVFFENLCGALSEAVLAPAGIRCEAAIASGTLSASQCHRLALMLTELVTNAAKHAFPNKKGALIRIDMARHDGAWLCTVADNGIGATGPLQGTGSRILEGLARSVQARLHGETGQGGTRVTIVMPAAA from the coding sequence ATGTCCGGTATCGGCGCTCGACCGAACGACCACGTTGTTCGACCTGAATTCGTAGCCAGTCTCGACGATCAGTTGCGCGATTGGGAACTCGTGCTGCGGGAATCCCACCATCGGATGAAGAACACGCTGACGCTGCTGGGCGCGTCAGTCCGTCGCGATTTCACGCGGGCAGGGCCAAGGGACGTCTCGGTTGCGTTGGACCGGTTCGAGCGGCGCATCGTCGCCTTCGGCAGGCTTTATCAGCTGCTGTCCGACAACGACGATCCCGCGCCGGTTTCGATCGGGGTCTTCTTCGAGAATTTGTGCGGAGCGCTCTCCGAGGCGGTGCTGGCGCCTGCGGGCATCCGCTGCGAGGCTGCGATCGCGAGCGGCACGCTGTCGGCGTCTCAATGCCATCGGCTCGCGCTGATGTTGACGGAGCTGGTGACGAATGCGGCAAAGCATGCCTTCCCGAACAAGAAGGGTGCGTTGATCCGCATCGACATGGCGCGGCACGACGGCGCCTGGCTCTGTACCGTCGCCGACAACGGCATCGGTGCGACCGGTCCGCTTCAGGGCACCGGCAGCCGCATCCTCGAGGGGCTTGCACGCAGCGTCCAGGCGCGGCTGCATGGCGAGACGGGACAGGGCGGCACGCGGGTAACCATCGTGATGCCGGCGGCCGCCTGA
- a CDS encoding ATP-binding protein: MPNISDQDSAIAFGPFRLFAKSRLLEKDGAPLHLGGRALDILIFLAERAGEVVDKRELIKRVWADVNVDEGSLRFHITTLRKALGDAGEGSRYVVNVPGRGYCFAAPLQRSETPERRPSPAVPAPHALPAQLAKMIGRDEAVERISAELAQHRFVTIVGPGGIGKTSVALAVAHGELQAFDGRVSFVDFGALTDARLVPGTIAAALGLTVNSDDPMPGLLTFLRSRRMLLVFDSCEHIIDELAPLAERMIREAGELHVLATSRESFRTEGERVHRLFPLDCPPQRDGLGIADILAYPASQLFVERIAESLGDFELSEEDAPLVADICRRLDGIALAIELAAGRVNAYGIAGTASLLDNRFSLLWRGRRTAIPRHQTLSAALAWSYDLLPPTESAALRALSVFVGPFTLEAALAVACSQGISESEAAEAISNLLSKSLIATSPAERRLRYRLLDTTRTFVGDKLVENGEATRVARAHAEYFRDFLRDIALKSTGMQTAGGFLPYADHLPNVRAALTWSFSDGGDRTIGVDLAASAAQFFLELTLLTECYRWTQQALDTGTMDNRQEMTLQAALGVSVMFTQGNTDAVRAAFTRSLKLARELGDLHWQLWLLRGLHIYLTRVGDFHGALGTGEQGESVARKLNDPAATLNVEWMLGVAHHLIGNQDKAVQFCQSAMLHNPGSQRLNIGHLGYDDRIVALVALARGLWLTGRPDRAIEAAEYTVREAELLEQPLTLGISLVWTIYVFLWVGDFANAEILIERLIDHSARHFLGPYHAVGIGQKGELMLRRGEVAAGIEHLRRSQATLYVTRHRIMTTVFATALAEGLAAQDLSEEALQTINEAIGQVPDHGESFDMPEMLRVKGEILARSGNPAEAESYLRRSLDLARRQCALGWELRGAISLGRIWQRAGKAGEARALLAPLVAQYQEGLQSRDLVAAKGLLNTLN; encoded by the coding sequence GTGCCGAACATTAGCGACCAGGATTCGGCTATTGCCTTCGGGCCATTCCGCCTGTTCGCCAAGTCTCGCCTTCTGGAGAAGGACGGCGCGCCGCTTCACCTCGGCGGCCGCGCGCTCGACATCCTGATTTTTCTCGCCGAGCGCGCCGGCGAGGTCGTGGACAAGCGGGAGTTGATCAAGCGCGTCTGGGCCGACGTGAATGTCGACGAGGGCAGTCTGCGCTTCCACATCACGACGCTGCGCAAGGCCTTAGGGGATGCCGGCGAAGGCTCGCGCTATGTCGTCAACGTGCCCGGACGCGGCTATTGCTTCGCGGCTCCGCTGCAGCGGTCCGAAACTCCGGAGCGGCGGCCGAGCCCGGCGGTCCCCGCTCCTCACGCACTTCCCGCGCAGCTTGCGAAGATGATCGGGCGGGACGAGGCGGTGGAGCGGATTTCCGCCGAGCTCGCCCAGCATCGCTTCGTCACCATCGTCGGCCCCGGCGGGATCGGCAAGACTTCGGTCGCGCTCGCCGTGGCGCATGGCGAGCTCCAGGCTTTCGACGGCCGGGTGAGCTTCGTGGATTTCGGCGCGCTGACCGATGCGCGGCTCGTTCCCGGGACGATTGCGGCCGCGCTCGGCCTGACCGTCAATTCCGACGACCCGATGCCTGGCTTGCTGACGTTCCTGCGCAGCCGGCGGATGCTGCTGGTGTTCGACAGCTGCGAACACATCATCGATGAACTGGCGCCCTTGGCCGAGCGCATGATCCGCGAGGCGGGCGAGCTGCATGTTCTTGCCACCAGCCGCGAGTCGTTTCGCACCGAAGGCGAACGCGTTCATCGGCTGTTTCCGCTGGATTGCCCGCCACAGCGCGACGGGCTCGGCATCGCCGACATCCTTGCTTATCCCGCAAGCCAGCTCTTCGTGGAGCGCATCGCCGAGAGCCTGGGTGACTTCGAGCTCAGCGAGGAGGACGCCCCGCTCGTCGCCGATATCTGCCGGCGGCTGGACGGCATCGCGCTCGCGATCGAGCTCGCGGCCGGACGCGTCAACGCCTACGGCATCGCCGGGACCGCCTCGCTGCTCGACAACCGCTTCTCGCTCTTGTGGCGCGGACGGCGCACCGCGATCCCGCGGCACCAGACCCTGAGCGCCGCGCTGGCCTGGAGCTACGATCTGCTGCCGCCGACCGAAAGCGCGGCGCTGCGCGCACTGTCGGTGTTCGTCGGCCCCTTCACGCTGGAGGCTGCGCTGGCCGTCGCATGCAGCCAGGGCATCAGCGAGTCTGAAGCCGCCGAGGCGATCTCGAACCTGCTCTCCAAATCCCTGATCGCGACCTCGCCGGCGGAGCGGCGGCTGCGCTATCGCCTGCTCGACACCACCCGCACCTTCGTCGGCGACAAGCTTGTCGAGAACGGCGAAGCGACCCGCGTCGCGCGTGCCCACGCCGAATATTTCCGCGACTTCCTGCGCGACATCGCGCTCAAGTCCACGGGCATGCAGACGGCAGGCGGCTTCCTTCCCTATGCCGACCACCTGCCCAATGTCCGGGCCGCGCTGACCTGGAGCTTCTCGGATGGCGGCGACCGGACGATCGGCGTGGATCTGGCGGCCTCCGCAGCCCAGTTCTTCCTCGAGCTGACATTGCTGACGGAGTGCTATCGCTGGACCCAGCAGGCGCTCGACACGGGCACGATGGACAACCGCCAGGAGATGACGCTGCAGGCTGCGCTTGGCGTCTCCGTGATGTTCACGCAAGGCAATACCGACGCGGTCCGGGCAGCATTCACGCGCAGCCTCAAGCTGGCACGGGAGCTCGGGGATCTGCATTGGCAGCTCTGGCTGCTGCGCGGCTTGCACATTTACCTGACCAGGGTCGGAGATTTTCACGGCGCGCTCGGGACCGGCGAACAGGGCGAGAGCGTCGCGCGCAAGCTGAACGATCCCGCCGCGACGCTGAACGTCGAATGGATGCTGGGCGTCGCGCATCATCTGATCGGCAACCAAGACAAGGCCGTGCAGTTCTGCCAAAGCGCGATGCTGCACAATCCCGGCTCGCAGCGGCTGAATATCGGCCATCTCGGCTATGACGACCGCATCGTCGCGCTGGTGGCGCTGGCACGCGGGCTGTGGCTCACCGGCCGGCCCGATCGCGCGATCGAGGCGGCCGAATACACCGTGCGCGAGGCCGAGCTGCTCGAACAGCCGCTGACGCTCGGCATCTCCCTGGTCTGGACGATCTACGTGTTTCTCTGGGTTGGTGACTTCGCCAATGCCGAGATCCTGATCGAGCGGCTGATCGACCATTCGGCGCGGCACTTCCTCGGTCCCTATCACGCGGTCGGCATCGGCCAGAAGGGCGAGCTGATGCTGCGCCGCGGCGAGGTTGCTGCGGGAATCGAGCACCTCCGCCGCAGCCAGGCGACGCTGTACGTGACACGGCACCGGATCATGACGACGGTGTTCGCGACCGCGCTCGCCGAGGGTCTCGCCGCGCAAGACCTGTCCGAAGAGGCCTTGCAGACCATCAATGAGGCCATCGGTCAGGTCCCCGATCACGGCGAGTCGTTCGACATGCCGGAGATGCTCAGGGTCAAGGGCGAGATCCTGGCGCGGTCGGGCAATCCGGCAGAGGCCGAGAGCTATCTGCGCAGATCGCTCGATCTGGCGCGGCGGCAATGCGCGCTCGGCTGGGAGCTCCGCGGCGCGATCAGCCTCGGCCGTATCTGGCAGCGGGCCGGAAAAGCAGGCGAAGCACGCGCCCTGCTCGCCCCGCTCGTCGCGCAATATCAAGAGGGTCTTCAGAGCCGCGATCTGGTCGCCGCAAAGGGATTGCTGAACACGCTGAATTGA
- a CDS encoding alpha/beta fold hydrolase, with protein sequence MSDKIDRERRQFFAGAAMTFAAAQLSLTATAAAETAKPAKSAGAIKPGANTSFASLKQIDAGLLNVGYAEAGPADGPPVILLHGWPYDIYAFVDVAPMLAAAGRRVIVPYLRGYGSTRFLSNATMRNGQPAAIATDIVALMDALKIEKATLAGFDWGARTANIVAALWPERVKAMVSVSGYLIGSQQAGKMPLPPKAELQWWYQFYFATERGREGYDKYRRDFSKLIWQLASPQWHFDDATFERSAKAFDNPDHVAIVIHNYRWRLGLAEGEAKYDAYEAQLAQAPVITVPTITMEGDANGAPHPEPSAYAKKFSGHYSHRTIKGGIGHNLPQEAPKAFADAILDVAAAS encoded by the coding sequence ATGTCCGACAAGATCGACCGTGAACGCCGCCAGTTCTTCGCCGGCGCGGCCATGACCTTCGCGGCAGCGCAGCTTTCGCTGACCGCGACGGCCGCCGCGGAGACGGCGAAGCCGGCGAAGTCCGCCGGCGCCATCAAGCCGGGAGCCAACACGAGCTTCGCATCGCTGAAGCAAATCGACGCCGGCCTCCTCAACGTCGGCTATGCCGAAGCGGGGCCGGCCGACGGGCCGCCCGTGATCCTGCTGCACGGCTGGCCTTACGACATCTACGCTTTCGTCGACGTCGCACCGATGCTCGCGGCGGCCGGGCGTCGCGTGATCGTCCCCTATCTGCGCGGCTACGGCAGCACGCGCTTCTTGTCCAACGCGACGATGCGGAACGGCCAGCCGGCGGCGATCGCAACCGACATCGTCGCGCTGATGGACGCACTCAAGATCGAAAAGGCCACGCTTGCCGGCTTCGATTGGGGCGCGCGGACCGCCAACATCGTCGCGGCGCTCTGGCCGGAGCGCGTCAAGGCGATGGTCTCGGTCAGCGGCTATCTGATCGGCAGCCAGCAGGCCGGCAAGATGCCGCTGCCGCCGAAGGCGGAGCTGCAATGGTGGTATCAGTTCTATTTCGCGACCGAGCGCGGCCGCGAAGGCTATGACAAGTACCGGCGCGACTTCTCGAAGCTGATCTGGCAGCTCGCTTCGCCGCAATGGCATTTCGACGATGCCACCTTCGAGCGCAGCGCCAAGGCCTTCGACAATCCGGATCACGTCGCGATCGTCATCCACAATTACCGCTGGCGGCTCGGCCTCGCCGAGGGCGAGGCGAAATACGACGCCTACGAGGCGCAGCTGGCGCAGGCGCCCGTGATCACCGTGCCCACCATCACCATGGAGGGAGACGCCAACGGCGCGCCGCATCCGGAGCCGTCGGCCTATGCCAAGAAGTTCTCGGGGCACTATTCGCACCGGACCATCAAGGGCGGCATCGGCCACAACCTCCCGCAGGAGGCACCGAAGGCCTTTGCCGACGCTATCCTGGACGTGGCGGCCGCAAGTTAG